The sequence ccagcaaCAAGTCACTCtgttccctttccccctctgtttGATTAATTCTCATTAGGGCCTTTGAGCAAACAATATGCTCCCCTCTCGAATAACAGCCAGGGTATATATTAcactgcaagaaaaacaaacgAGGCTCACTTAAAGACAGCCCCGCCGAGCGCAATTCCTGGAGAGAGAGCGGAGGGCGCAGGCGGGCGCACAGACCTAGTTCCGAAATCCCAGGCGCGGGACGCTCCGCGAGCCGTAAATCAGCGAGACGCCCCGCGGCAGGGAAGCGCCTTCGCGCGTGCAGGTAACGTGGTTGCAAACATTTAAGCCATCACACATAAACGTTTCCGGCGCGGGAACGACGCCCAGAGCCCAGCTCCGCGGAGCCGGGGAGAGGAGAGCTGCCCTCAGAGGTGCCAGGGATGGGACATCTTGGAAAAGCCAAATCTGCTGCTCCCGTTGAAGCCCGCAGAGCGGTGGGGAAAGCACCCTCCAAAAACCCGTAATGTCACCTGCAGGCTGGGGCGACAAACGGGAAAACGAGGGAAACGCAACACTTGCTCCCAAGCTGCGGTCACGTTTTCTCCCTGGGCACCACCAGCCTCACCGATGGGACCGATGGAGCAGATGCCTACGCAGGGTGCTCGTTCATCAACGTGGGGTGCACGCACACCAACGCGGGGTGTACATGCGCTGCTTCCCCCAACGCACAGCCCACCAATGGGTCTGTAGCTGCCCCGTGGACGGGGACCCATTCATTGCCTTCCTCCCGCCTCCATGGAGTCCCACGGGCAAGGAGAAGACATGATGCAAGGTGCAGGTACCAGGCCCACCTAGCACTGCCGGCCTGCCGGTAACGCTTGTCACAAATCAGAGCGCAACACAACAACTGGGAGTGGGTAAACCTCACAACGTGTGCCCCCAAGATGTCAGACGCAAGTTACCCTTCCGAAAAAACACAACCCACGACGAGCGTCCAGATACTGCGCTGGCAGTCCCAGAAACACGGCGGCAGTTCCACCTCCGCCGACCAGGCAAAGACACTCAATCCTCCCGCGAGGGTACAACCGTACCTGCTCCAACGGTCTCTACCTTCTAGCGAATAAATTGCCAGCATCATTTAGCCTTCCCCAGCACACCTCTTTCGGCCTCGCTCCAAAAACTGATGGAGCGTAAGGCTGGAATCCAAAGGAAATATGGACTTGGGAGGACGCAGAGCTTAGCCCGGGATTGTCAACACATCTCCTCCAAGAGAGGTACTCAGCTGCTACCGAAAAGAAACCCAACTCTCCCTTTGAGCATGCCTTTCTCAACGACTCGCATCCTTGATACTCCCCAGCAtggctttttgtttcatttgggcccccccccgccccggtcaaTGGGAATGGCAGGGACACAGGCGGAGAGGGGCCGGCCCGAGAAACGCACCCGACGGTAAGGTCAACAAGAGAGGTCTTACCTGAAAGCCCCCCAGGGGCTAGACAATTAGTTCCCCCTGTTTCagtggaggaaggcacagagtctGGACAATCTGCTGCGGCAGagggaaagaacaagaaataagTATATATTTGTTTCGTAGCACGCCATAAACAACGCCAAGAGCAGCACACACATTCCAAAGCGTTGAACAGGAAGCTATTACTAATTGTCTGCACAGACACGGTAGTTCATCAAGATGCGTCCACCCTAACTCATCGCCTCCACCAAGGCTCCGCGCTGCACTTAATCACCAGCCAATGATGATTATAGACTGGCAAAAATTACAGACGGGTTGCCATCTTTCTGTCCAAGTCACCAGCTAATGAAATCCAGCCCGTCGTCTTTACGATTTAACTGACTGAGCTCCCCAAATGCCTAAATTGTTGCTTTCTGTGTTGGATTTAGTCAACACTTGCGCTCACCCAAGTGCAAACCGAAAGGGAAACGGCTTAATTACTCTTCTTTTTGCTGCAGAAGGTCTAATGTTAAGAGCGCTCCCCTCATCAATTTTGTCACCGCTGGTTCCCCGTGGATCTCATACGCCACCGATCACCTCCTGCGAGCACAGCGTGCACCTATGAGGCCTGGCCAGTACAACACCTACTCCTCCACACACTACTGAAGGTATAAGAAAAGGTAAGATCGGATGGTTTTGGTCACTACCCCAGAAGACACAAGCTCAAGGAAACACCACAACTGAGCGGAGCTGAAGTCACAGAAAGAGATCCATAAAGTTCACGCAACCTTCAGGGCCTCGCCAGACCGTTGGTGAGTTTTGGTTTGATCAGTTTTGGGCTCCCTACTGACATCATTTTGCTCAATGTTGTATCTCAAAGCAAGGGCCACCACTCAGAGGGCAGAGGCCTGATAAGTCATCTTTCCAGAATTCATCCCTGAAAtcccagtgaaaaaaaaaatgcgcGTGTGTATAACCTCATTTTATCAGAGTGAAGTATAACCCCTAACAGGAATATACAGTTTAACAGGATATACTTAATCAAACTGAAAACAATGGGGGAGACAGGAAATGGACTTTCTTGTGAAATACTGTATATTACACACTCGCTAAATGCCTGGTAGTGTTTTCTGGGTTCCAGAGAaatatgcttttgctttttttaaccctttccaCTTTTTAATCCAGGTAATTCCCCTATACCCTTCTCCTGAGGTGACTCCAACCGCTTTGGGTAGAGATGCTGTCTAAACACAGGCTGGACTGTCCTACACACGGTGCCCCATGCTGGGCTCCAATCTGCCCCCATCAGACATGGCGAGCTCCCCTACGAGTCCCTGCGATCCCCAGGGGATAAAGGACATGATTTGCCCTTTCCATGTCGTCTTACTCTGGAGGTCATATATAATCAGGTCCTCTCTTAGCACTCTGAACACTCTTACAGAAGACTAGGATCTAATTCACAGGATGGCAGGAGTGAATCCTATCAGTATGTCCGCTTTGGACTTAAAATACGTAACCCTAACGATGAGGCTTACAGCAATCCTGCTCCAGTCAAACTCCAAAGACAAGTGCTGTTTGGAGATTTTCCACTGAGGCTAAAATCAAGGATGGATTTAGAGGCTCCCGAAACACCTGGGCCGCTCCCTGATCTGCACTGACAGTCAATGAAGAACCAATGTACTTCATTATCATTGACTTCTCTTGACTGCTACCAGCTCCCTTCCCATGTCCCGTTATCCAACAGCCAGTTCCCTTCATCAATTCATCACAAAAATCACTCTAAAGTAGAGTACCAGAAGTCTCCTTACAGGACGCAGCGCTGACATAGCCTTCACCCTGGAACAAGGGTGACGATCATGTACGGAATAGGCAGAAAAGCATGGACCTCCCGAGCGCACAGCACTAGCCACTAAATGTGGCTAGTTTTATCCTTGCACAATTGATATCACCCACAGATTAGCCAAGTGCTCTCACTGATATAGGGTACTCTGGCTCACTTTGTGTTTGGCACTGGGGAGGTCACAGTCTCAAAGGTTCACGCAAGTCTACGGCATGCTAATCTCTTCCCAAAATTCTCCTACCACAATATAAAACCACCGTGGAGACATACACTTATTCCCGGTGGCTACTGGCCCAATCTTGCAAGGTGCCGAATATTTCCTGGAAGCTGCCAAACCTTCAACTCCCATGAAAATCAACACCATGTGAGGGCACGTGACTCTGCAGCTAACTCTCTGTAGGCTTCCTGCACTCTGATATTCAGGCACCACCTCGATCAGCCACCCAGGACAGCATGTGCACCACAGGCTTGGGCACGTCGCCCCACTGGGGTCACTCCAGTGTGACACGCGAAACCTCCTCTTTCACTGGAGGCATCCCCTCTGGTCAGCAACACTGAAGATGCTTTCTGGAGCAGTGTCCAGACAGAGCCACCACCAGCTCGGCAGCACAGGCTAGAGCTGGGCTGGGGCAAGAACACATAGGACAAGGGGCCCTAGCAGAGGCTGCGGGTGCACCATGGGTGCAGCCGCTTCCGGGCTCTGTACCAGCTGGACAAAATATCTGCTTTAATACTGGCATCTGAGGGCATCGCTGTCCTCCTTGCTTCCAACACAGCCACACGTGGTAGCCCCTGCAAAGATGTCAGGCTTGCTGAGCCCATGGACACCCTTCCAGGAGCTCAGCTTCACCCCCCATTGGGCTCAGCAGCGCGGATCAGCCCCACAGGCTTGCAGAGGGGGGACCGGTCCCTTGCACGTTACTGCCGCTGATCCCTGGAAATGCCCCGGATAAGAAACAGTGAAAGTCACTGCGTACAACTTCTCCTTGAAGAACACATCTGAGCAAGCTGGCCCAGACCTACAGCCTTCCCACAGGTAACGTGGCTCTCCAAGGGCAGATCTTTCTGCTCTCCGGAAAGCGTACAAACATCAAATCCATCAACGCACAAACGTACACGGCATTCAGGTGACTGTGGCAGACCCTCTGGCTCCCTGTCTGTCCCGGCTTTCCTTAAGCAACTGACATAACCTGTCTGAACCTCCACCACCTCCAAAAAAGCGTTTGTGGTAATCCCCACCTAACACACTGGCAACCACTGCTGGAGCCTGGGCACGCGCGGCCATGCCCGCCTATCTGTCTATACGAAGCACTTACAAGACTTAGCACTAGGCgcctaaatatttttattaccacTATCATGCTTCATGGAAAAGCGCTGTGTCAAGTTTCCCGTTAGATGCACCGTTCCCTGCTACCTTTGCAGATGGGAGTTTTTCCAAGTTGCCCAACTATAAATGGAGGGACCGTTCCTAACCAGCGTCCCAGAAGCGTGCTTGCAGCCCGCGATGGCTCCTTTTAATCGCCCATGAAACAGGCTTCACGCTTTCCCACCATAAGTTACTGCTCCTCTGTCAATTAACCAGCCCAAGGCAAGCAATAGTCATCCTAAAGCTTGGAAATGTGGGAACCGGAGACCCTAGCACggctctgcctgctgcaaacGACGGCCGTGATACCCAGGCATTAAAtttgctccccttccctccacaATAGCCCTGATTAAGGAGGAAATGCGCATGCACGCAAAAAtcaggggctgcaaaagccacCTGCAGCGACAGACTTACAGGCTCCTCTCGCGTCTGTCACTGCTCCGCGCGCCCTGTTATTCAGTGCTCAGCCACCAAACgggtttttctttcaaaaagggggaaaaaaaaaaaaaaagggaactttttGGTGAGTAACCCAGTTGTTTCTGCGTTTCCGATTGGCAGCATTAATCACTTCCTATTGGCTGATACAAGTAACTTTTCCTTTCGAAATGGCACATTCATGCTCTGCGGCTTTTCTGTTTACACACATTTTGCTACCTTATGTCAACACTTGTTAATGAATAAATATATCACTCGACTAACTGAAAAGGAGGTCCTGGCAAAGGCAGATTGGATGTTTTAAACCCCGCTAACAGATTTATCCTACCATCTTTACAGGAAACCAAAGGCAATCGTTTACCCTCCTTTCCTTGAGCTTCCCGCGGGCACGGACCCCCCGAAACCCTTTGCGGATTGGCCAGCGTCATTaggtaaaagcaaaggaaagaaaggaagaaatctcAGCCTCTGAAGATTTTCTGGGAGCGCTCCCTTGCCCAGCGGGGAAACAGCCGAAGCGATGAGTCTTGCCCCCAAAACAAACCTCTTCGCAACCCTCAGCCCATGTTACGGAACAACCTTTCTCAACCCAAACAGCCCGCGAGCGCAAGCAACGCTCGCCAGGGATGTTGAACATAACACCGATATCCCCTCGCTAATTAATGACCCTTTATCTCgtgttttttcaaaatatttcatgcttTGCAACCCAAGCGTTTGCAAAACAGCTTTGCCGGGTTTCCACGCAGCATCACGAAACCTCTTCGAGTCACCGAGAGTTTACAGCGGGGTAAAAACGAGAGCGCTAGGGAGGCCGGCCTTGCTTTCTGCAAGGTGTCAAGTACCACCACATCCTCGGCAGGCCAGTACCCAGCAGGACGGGACCCCGCACCCCAGGTATCTAAAGCGGCCTcactttttgtcttcctttcgttctttttttttccagggcaaCCTCAAAACGAGAAGACAAACTCCACCAAAGCGGTCCCTCGGGACCTGCCCGGGCTCCGGAGGCAGCCGGTCCCGGGAAACTCAACACCAGTAATTTTAGGGAAACTGCTCTTTTGGCAAAGCAGGACCCAATAGCTTTCAAAAACAGTCCTATTTTTGACTCCCTTTCGACTGGCAGACACAACCGAGCTACAACCCATCCTGGAGCTACAACCCATCCTCGCGATCCATTAATCCTGGGGgtgaagcgggggggggggggggggggggaggaggcggcttGGCGGAGCGCTGCCCCTCCCCGCCTTCATCCCCGTTTCCGATTTTCGCCAACTCTTCCCTCTTTCCGCAATGCCAGCCCTATTTATCTAACACGGGGCGAGCCCGCTGCCAGCCAAGAGTTTATGCAGACGACCGCAAAACAGCTGGTGCCAGCCTCAAATGGGCTTCTCCCCTGGCATCCTGACACTCAATTACAAGCAACAGGCAtgcagagctgggttttttttaaaaaaaaaaaaaaaaggggggggggggatgctttTCTATCCCCGTCCCTAATTTTCCCAACCTGGCACGGCAGGATTAGACTCACTTAAAACACAAGATTTCTCCGAACCACGTTTGTCAAGTCTCATTTGGCTCCTTAGCCATTAAAAAAGTTACTTTCCCAAGCGACTCTGCTGCACCGGTTTCCTAAGCTAAATTCCTTAAAATTCACAGGCAGGCTGAGGAGCGAGCATTTACAGCCTCGGAGTATAACCCACGCCGGCCGAAGCTGGTCACCAGAAAGCACCAGCCACATCCCCGGACTTGCAATTTCTGTTCGCAGCCACCCCGGCTTCTCGAGCGACCGGGCTGCACACGCGAGCGGCCAAGGCCTAGGCTGCCATTGCAAATCCCTCCTAGCGTTTCCTGCCCTCGTTTCTAAAAATCCGAGTTTGTGCAGAGGATTTCTTAAAAACGAACCACACGTTAATTCTTCCGGGGGTATCGGGGGGGCACAGGCAGCCCAAAAGCGAAACGCACCAGCGTAACAAAGGCAGGCCACATCTCCCCTGAGAAAGGGGGCTGCTTTCCCTTTTTATCTGAAGACAGCAGGCTGCAATTTTAAAAAGGTCTACTCACCGGTTGGTTTGAGAAAATCCATCGGATATCTGGAGTAGGGTGGAGGGGGAGACTCTGGAATCagaaaagtacagagaaaataaaggcagagccatgagaaagaaggaggaaaaaaaaaaaaaaaaagaaaagataggaaCTTATGATAACAGTGGCATTCTTTTAGCCAAACTGTTTGTCTTAGCTCTGGGGGTTGGAGGCAGGGCAGCGAGGCGGTGATTGCCTTGATATTTAGCTGTCAGATAAACAAAAGGGGCCGTCTGGCGCCAGTCTCCCTGCTATCTGCCGCTCGGGCTGTCTGCGCGGGGCCTCCTTGGCTcgccggagccgcggccgcgccggggccgcccgcccgcgccaggCGGCCCCTaatccccccggccccgcgccgccctccctctccccctccctccctcctcccccccccccgctctcccccggccccggaaaaataaaatcacataaaataagaaaatgacgtgaaatgaaatgaaagtggtCTCAAATAAAGAAAACGACAACGGGATAAACAAAACGGCATCAGATAACAGAATGACATGAAATAAAGACAACAAAcgcaacaaaataaataaatacaataaaataaataaaataagtgaaataaatacaataaaataaataaatgaaataaatacaataaagtaaataaaataaataaaatacggcaccaactttttttttttttttggcatgcggGCTGGGAAAAGTTGCGGGGaaaggcgccccccccccccccccccccgccggcgccgccgctccgcgcgcgTACCTAGCTCGCAGAGCCGGCTGAGGTGGTGCGGGTTGCAGCAGACGAGCTCGGGGTGCGCCTTGCCATAGGACTCGCAGCCGCAGAGGCGCTTGACTTCGGCGCAGTGGCGCAGGTCGGGCCAGCGGAAcaccttgcagagcagcagcggcagcgggtACCAGTGCGCGCCCAGGCGCGCGTCGGCCGCCTtggcgggcagcagcaggcagggcgtgcgcgccccgccgcgcgACTCCACGGCGCGCAGCAGCCCCTCCAGCTGCCGCTCCTTGAGCCGCTTGAGCACGGCGTGGGTCAGCGCCTTCAGTTccgcctccgcgcccgccgccgccgccgccgccgcccgcccgccgcggctcgcCTTGCCCGGGCAGcacccgcgccccgctccgcacaCATGCGCCCgggcctcggccgccgccgcgccgccgccgggctcgcccgcctcctcctcgccgccgggAGCGCGGCTCCGCCAGAGCCGCCGGACGAGCACCGACCGTTTGGTCCTGAACATGCGGGACGAGAGGAAGGGCCCCCGGCTACAAAACGGGCATGCCGTCCGCCACTCATGAAGGAGCCGGGAGccgaggcgcggcggcggcggggggcagcggcaggcggcggggccgaggcgggctgTGGCATGCGCCAGTCTCCgcgctggggggctgcggggggcccgcCGCCtgctgcggggggcggggggcggccgcgccggcccgcgcctctgcccgctgcgggggggggggggaaggaagggagggggggaggttggggggaggggaaggaaaaataaaaaaataataataattaaaaaaaaaattagttgagATGGGGAGCCGATGCTCcgcgctaaaaaaaaaaaaattgtttttttttttcttttaaaaagcctcTACAGCGCGGGTCTGCCGCACATCGCGCTGGGGGAAGCGGGCTGAGCTGCCCctgcgcggccgcgcagcgcggctACAGCccgcgggcccggcggccgccagAGACCCTCGGCCTCGGCGGGGCCGCAGCTCCCATCAACCCGCCGGGCTCCGGgagggggggcgcaggggggcagcggggctgaggCGGCGCGGGgtagaattattaaaaaaaaaaaaaacccaaaaaaaacaaaaaaaagccaaaacgatgtatatcaaaaaaacaaaaaaacaccaacccTAAGATGTGGACGCTGGAAGCAATTTAAGCATCTGTCGCAAAAGAGAAGAACAAGCGCATCCAGAGTGTTGTATCCCTTTTTAAAGCGCAGGTCGTCCTGATGTGGGGTTTGggtgttttcctccttcttcccgaAGATTTTAAtccacgcgcacacacgcgcgcgcgcgcgcgcgcacgccaAATCTTGATCCGGCTGCTacgaaaagaaagaaagaaaaaaaaaaaaatttccccagTGAGGCCGTGTCCCTCCTTCCCGAGCAGCGTGCTCCCTGCGGGGGagagccgggcgccgcggcgctgcccgccccccgcgccgctccgcgccgctccgcgccggggcgcGGGCACGGCGGGGCCGCTGTCACCCCTctcccggggccgccgcctcctctcccGGCCGCAGCTCCGCGCCGGTGCTTACATGGGCGCGGGGG comes from Struthio camelus isolate bStrCam1 chromosome Z, bStrCam1.hap1, whole genome shotgun sequence and encodes:
- the SMAD7 gene encoding mothers against decapentaplegic homolog 7 isoform X1, with amino-acid sequence MFRTKRSVLVRRLWRSRAPGGEEEAGEPGGGAAAAEARAHVCGAGRGCCPGKASRGGRAAAAAAAGAEAELKALTHAVLKRLKERQLEGLLRAVESRGGARTPCLLLPAKAADARLGAHWYPLPLLLCKVFRWPDLRHCAEVKRLCGCESYGKAHPELVCCNPHHLSRLCELESPPPPYSRYPMDFLKPTDCPDSVPSSTETGGTNCLAPGGLSDSQVLQEPGDRSHWCVVAYWEEKTRVGRLYSVQEPSLDIFYDLPQGNGFCLGQLNSDNKSQLVQKVRSKIGYGIQLTKEVDGVWVYNRSSYPIFIKSATLDNPDSRTLLVHKVFPGFSIKAFDYEKAYSLQRPNDHEFMQQPWTGFTVQISFVKGWGQCYTRQFISSCPCWLEVIFNNR
- the SMAD7 gene encoding mothers against decapentaplegic homolog 7 isoform X2, encoding MFRTKRSVLVRRLWRSRAPGGEEEAGEPGGGAAAAEARAHVCGAGRGCCPGKASRGGRAAAAAAAGAEAELKALTHAVLKRLKERQLEGLLRAVESRGGARTPCLLLPAKAADARLGAHWYPLPLLLCKVFRWPDLRHCAEVKRLCGCESYGKAHPELVCCNPHHLSRLCELESPPPPYSRYPMDFLKPTADCPDSVPSSTETGGTNCLAPGGLSDSQVLQEPGDRSHWCVVAYWEEKTRVGRLYSVQEPSLDIFYDLPQGNGFCLGQLNSDNKSQLVQKVRSKIGYGIQLTKEVDGVWVYNRSSYPIFIKSATLDNPDSRTLLVHKVFPGFSIKAFDYEKAYSLQRPNDHEFMQQPWTGFTVQISFVKGWGQCYTRQFISSCPCWLEVIFNNR